The Salvelinus alpinus chromosome 28, SLU_Salpinus.1, whole genome shotgun sequence genome includes a window with the following:
- the znf335 gene encoding zinc finger protein 335 isoform X3 yields MEGEIEVESSSDVGPSGSGMEEPSESGMGMESSEAMSADSSDAAAPHASRHHSQHRHGHGHGHHGHGHHGQAPESDCHVGQSSEGILAFLPETSSSTDVTHHRATVHLPDSSSVAQSTSVSTVTQSILVSGSAQVMVHSSAAVSDCGGMMVSDSTASTSSDLGSAIDKIIESTIGPDIMNGCIAVTSAEDGAAETSEGQYLILQGPDDGAPMVAHMSSSALSSHHRIAIEALGEGPTSTCHDQGDMQDNLDPDQPSGSHSHSGHYPDHEDQDSQPQHSHASQYMECSGGDADGPDQTGESSSSYVDDEEPDQTRSSRSLVRSRFPEYGIVENSGQDLRGYVECSGSGAPDSNPSSPARLRHTHYMVDCSAGTGAYLECAGDEEEDSMQHHSRSYIDSSSSANHSQSHQTLSNHSQSHQTLRQYVESGAAVADSEQPGCSNSHSQSHQTLRQYMESGAADSEQPRCYQYQAEEGQGEDPDQNSDQNQDPDQPQHSNQQQPQHSHYMETTSSSTGPEGEGSTTDHHHPQADTADHHHPQADTADSGSADHPEAMECSESQPGPYISSSGTYSYHPEPEMEEALEPPWSPSLERPSRGEEGGVVGGSGAPVVEEGAGSGPGVAVPHTMAELEEMMEVVIVQQFKCKMCPYKSVSKDTLINHMRDRHFKSTGGPPPKKRGRGRPRRSDTLARQQAEVKPEPQPEEPEDDDIVDAGAIDDPEEDSDYNPADEDCRGRQPALLRQPVPPPCSSSSTDRPRRRVGRPRKFTYTEGSYNGKAVADGTSKPKGSVDPQGSEEASSSGLGNGPGPLSNGNTAEAGISQSDSENKDPSSNGRPEELFPRKRGRPSKRFIRKKYKKYMNRKYCKSLKPLLRPHSCWICGSRFLSQEDLRFHVDSHQGNDPECFKCLQCNYRCKRWSSLKEHMFNHQGNKPFKCEECDYSSVYKKDVIRHSAIHNKDKKTKSESQVSKVLSFPCPVCHRVYPMQKRLTQHMKTHSTEKPHMCDKCGKSFKKRYTFKMHLLTHIQSVDNSRFKCEFCDYDCDNKKLLLNHQLSHTNDRPFKCDYCKYSTSKEDFLVSHLAIKHTGEKPFSCEMCHFMTKHRKNLRLHVQCRHPEAFEDWSATHPEEPVRRRRRPFFTQQQIEELKQQHDDTPGLQNTILAVDPDTLQAMQTMQNASVSQDAMGNTTIIYEQAGNSDLSAQNALDLLLNMSNARELVGNSLQVQVLKSSDSNVLEAGSWTGVTSATGGGQKVVTFHVSETGETLVQEVQEVQEGYEAETNENGEITQVAIQAYEGAEGFSVLEQVEQATEEIHSTGPGYSSGEGSPQPMEEEEEGTEIVRENGEKYYLSSGLGDGVLQQVELSSEAPGSPSMVGSPQQNQLNPKRFSCRICMESFHGRSDMENHKRAHIDPSTFKCPDCDFTASSWPDVKTHMVMHAYLRPHKCPSCSFASKNKKDLRRHMMTHTNEKPFTCQICGQRFNRNGHLKFHMERLHSQEPPTKKSRSGAGSQQTVIVNSDEEALATLQSALQAGQTISPEQLQQALGQDHIIVSQEQGLGQDHIIVSQEQGLGQDHIIVSQEQGLGQDHIIVSQEQGLEDQEEATYIQQITTVDGQTLQYMTGDNQVQYIISQDGVQHFLPQEYVVLADGNHIQMSDGQIIQYEHDGAFLQEQQIALSHDGQIQYLPISSEQQIVSPEDLEVVEHSAVTAVADAALQQTQTVYTEATQEQLEQLQQQGIQYDVITFTDE; encoded by the exons ATGGAAggggagatagaggtggagagcaGCAGTGATGTGGGTCCATCAGGGTCCGGGATGGAGGAGCCGTCAGAGAGCGGTATGGGCATGGAGTCGTCGGAGGCCATGTCTGCAGACAGCAGCGACGCAGCTGCACCACACGCCTCCCGCCACCACAGCCAGCACCGCCATGGGCATGGGCACGGTCACCATGGGCACGGTCACCATGGCCAGGCCCCAGAGTCGGACTGCCACGTGGGACAGAGCTCAGAGGGTATCCTG GCGTTCCTACCAGAGACCAGCTCCAGTACAGACGTCACCCACCACAGAGCCACCGTCCACCTCCCAGACTCCTCCTCTGTGGCCCAGTCCACCAGCGTCTCCACCGTAACCCAGTCCATCCTGGTGTCCGGGTCGGCCCAG GTGATGGTCCACTCCAGTGCAGCGGTGTCAGACTGCGGGGGCATGATGGTGTCTGACTCTACAGCCTCTACCTCCTCAGACCTGGGATCAGCCATAGACAAGATCATAGAGTCCACCATCGGACCTGACATCATGAACG GATGTATAGCAGTGACCAGTGCAGAGGACGGAGCTGCAGAGACCAGTGAGGGGCAGTATTTGATACTACAAGGACCAGACGATG GGGCCCCTATGGTAGCCCACATGTCGTCCTCGGCTCTGTCCAGCCATCACCGCATCGCCATCGAGGCTCTGGGAGAGGGTCCTACCTCCACCTGCCACGACCAGGGGGACATGCAGG ATAACCTGGATCCAGACCAGCCCTCTGGGAGTCACTCTCACTCCGGCCACTACCCAGACCATGAGGACCAGGACAGCCAGCCTCAGCACTCCCACGCGTCCCAGTACATGGAGTGTAGCGGTGGAGATGCGGACGGACCTGATCAG ACTGGAGAGTCCTCCTCCTCGTATGTAGACGATGAGGAACCCGACCAGACACGTTCCTCCCGCTCCCTCGTCCGGTCCCGTTTCCCTGAGTACGGTATAGTCGAAAACTCTGGCCAGGACCTAAGGGGCTACGTGGAGTGTAGTGGTAGCGGTGCCCCCGACTCCAACCCCTCGTCCCCTGCCCGCCTACGACACACCCATTATATGGTGGACTGCAGCGCGGGGACGGGGGCGTACCTGGAGTGTGCCGGGGACGAGGAAGAGGATTCGATGCAGCACCACTCTCGGAGCTACATCGACAGCAGCAGCAGTGCTAACCACTCCCAGAGTCACCAAACTCTGTCTAACCACTCCCAGAGTCACCAAACCCTGCGGCAGTATGTGGAGTCCGGGGCTGCGGTTGCAGATTCAGAGCAGCCCGGTTGTTCCAACTCCCACTCTCAGAGTCACCAAACCCTGCGGCAGTATATGGAGTCTGGGGCTGCAGATTCGGAACAGCCACGATGTTACCAATACCAGGCTGAGGAAGGGCAAGGAGAGGACCCAGACCAGAACTCAGACCAGAACCAGGACCCAGACCAACCACAGCACTCTAACCAGCAGCAGCCTCAGCACTCCCACTACATGGAGACCACCAGCAGCAGCACTGGCCCAGAAGGCGAGGgttccaccacagaccaccaccacccccaggcAGACACCGcagaccaccaccacccccaggcAGACACAGCAGACTCAGGCTCAGCAGATCATCCAGAGGCTATGGAGTGTTCTGAGAGCCAGCCTGGCCCTTACATCAGTAGCAGTGGGACCTACTCCTACCACCCGGAGCCTGAGATGGAAGAGGCCCTCGAACCTCCATGGTCACCCAGTTTGGAGAGGCCTTCCAGGGGAGAGGAGGGCGGCGTGGTGGGGGGGTCTGGGGCTCCAGTCGTGGAGGAGGGGGCTGGGAGCGGACCAGGGGTCGCTGTCCCCCACACCATGGCTGAACTGGAGGAGATGATGGAGGTGGTGATCGTTCAGCAGTTTAAGTGCAAGATGTGTCCCTACAAGAGCGTCTCCAAAGACACCCTCATCAACCACATGAGAGACAGGCACTTCAAATCCACAG GTGGCCCCCCTCCTAAGAAGCGTGGTCGTGGTCGGCCCAGGCGTAGTGATACGTTGGCCCGTCAGCAGGCTGAGGTGAAACCAGAGCCCCAGCCCGAGGAGCCAGAGGACGATGACATCGTAGACGCTGGGGCCATCGATGACCCTGAAG aggacaGTGACTATAACCCAGCAGATGAGGACTGTAGGGGCAGGCAGCCTGCTCTCCTGCGACAACCTGTCccccctccctgctcctcctcctccacagacCGCCCCAGACGCAGGGTGGGACGACCCAGGAAGTTCACCTACACAGAGGGCAGCTACAACGGCAAGG CAGTAGCAGACGGGACGTCAAAGCCTAAAGGGAGTGTGGATCCTCAAGGCTCGGAGGAGGCCAGTTCCTCAGGCCTGGGAAACGGCCCAGGTCCCTTGTCCAATGGAAACACAGCGGAAGCCGGCATCAGCCAATCGGACTCTGAGAACAAAGACCCGTCGTCCAATGGGAGGCCAGAGGAGCTTTTCCCAAGGAAACGTGGTCGACCCTCCAAGCGGTTCATCAGAAAGAAATACAAGAAGTACATGAACCGCAA GTACTGTAAGTCTCTGAAGCCGCTCCTGAGGCCTCACAGCTGTTGGATCTGCGGCTCTCGCTTCCTGTCCCAGGAGGACCTGAGGTTCCACGTTGACTCTCACCAAGGAAACGACCCAGAGTGCTTCAAATGCCTGCAGTGTAACTACCGCTGCAAACGATGGTCCTCGCTCAAG GAGCACATGTTCAACCATCAGGGGAACAAGCCCTTTAAGTGTGAGGAGTGTGACTACAGCAGTGTGTATAAGAAGGACGTCATCAGACACTCTGCAATACACAACAAGGAcaa GAAAACAAAGTCTGAGTCA CAGGTATCTAAGGTGTTGTCGTTCCCGTGTCCAGTGTGCCACAGAGTCTACCCCATGCAGAAGAGACTCACTCAGCACATGAAGACACACAGTACAGAGAAACCACACATGTGTGACAAG tgtgggaagtccttcaagaaGAGATATACGTTCAAGATGCATCTCCTCACACACATCCAGAGTGTTGACAACAGCAG GTTCAAGTGTGAGTTCTGTGACTATGACTGTGACAACAAGAAGCTCCTGCTCAACCACCAGCTGTCCCACACCAACGACCGGCCCTTTAAATGTGACTACTGTAAATACTCCACCTCTAAAGAGGACTTCCTGGTCTCACACCTGGCCATCAAACACACAG GAGAGAAACCGTTCTCCTGTGAGATGTGCCACTTCATGACGAAACACCGTAAGAACCTGCGTCTGCACGTCCAGTGTCGCCACCCGGAGGCGTTTGAGGACTGGAGCGCTACGCACCCTGAGGAGCCCGTCAGGCGGAGGAGGAGACCCTTCTTCACCCAGCAACAGATAGAGGAACTCAAACAGCAACACGACGACACACCGGGCCTACAGAACACTATA CTGGCGGTGGATCCTGATACACTACAAGCCATGCAGACAATGCAGAACGCCTCAGTCTCCCAAGATGCAATGGGAAACACCACCATCATCTACGAACAGG ccggAAACTCAGACCTGTCAGCCCAGAATGCTCTAGATCTGCTGTTGAATATGAGCAACGCCAGAGAGCTGGTGGGAAACTCACTGCAG GTACAGGTGTTGAAGTCGTCTGACTCCAATGTTCTAGAAGCAGGCTCCTGGACGGGTGTTACCTCGGCGACGGGGGGAGGGCAAAAAGTAGTGACCTTTCACGTGTCTGAGACCGGCGAGACCCTGGTGCAGGAG GTCCAGGAGGTGCAGGAGGGTTATGAGGCAGAGACCAATGAGAATGGAGAGATCACCCAGGTGGCCATCCAGGCCTATGAGGGGGCAGAAGGCTTCAGTGTGTTGGAACAGGTGGAACAAGCTACAGAGGAGATCCACAGCACCGGACCTGGATACAG CAGTGGCGAGGGGAGTCCCCAGCccatggaagaagaggaggagggaacagaaATAGTCAGAGAGAATGGAGAAAAGTACTACCTGTCCTCCGGGCTAGGGGACGGGGTGCTGCAGCAGGTCGAG cTGAGCAGCGAGGCCCCGGGTTCTCCCTCCATGGTGGGTTCTCCCCAGCAGAACCAGCTCAACCCTAAGAGGTTCTCCTGTCGTATCTGCATGGAGTCGTTCCACGGCCGCAGTGATATGGAGAACCACAAGAGGGCCCACATCGACCCCTCCACCTTCAAGTGTCCCGACTGTGACTTCACTGCCTCGTCCTGGCCAGACGtcaag ACACACATGGTCATGCATGCCTACCTGAGACCTCACAAGTGTCCCAGCTGCAGCTTTGCCTCCAAGAACAAGAAGGATCTGAGGAGACACATGATGACACATACCAACGAGAAGCCCTTCACCTGCCAGATCTGTGGACAGAG GTTTAACCGTAATGGCCACCTCAAGTTCCACATGGAGCGACTCCACAGCCAGGAACCTCCGACAAAGAAGAGCCGCTCTGGTGCAGGCTCCCAGCAGACCGTCATAGTTAACAGTGATGAGGAGGCTCTCGCCACGCTACAGT CAGCTCTGCAGGCAGGACAGACTATCAGTCCAGAGCAGCTACAACAGGCCTTGGGTCAGGACCACATCATAGTGTCCCAGGAACAAGGCCTGGGTCAGGACCACATCATAGTGTCCCAGGAACAAGGCCTGGGTCAGGACCACATCATAGTGTCCCAGGAACAAGGCCTGGGTCAGGACCACATCATAGTGTCCCAGGAACAAGGCCTGGAAGACCAAGAGGAGGCCACGTACATTCAGCAGATCACCACAGTGGACGGACAGACGTTACAGTACATGACAGGAGACAACCAG GTCCAGTATATCATCTCTCAGGATGGAGTCCAACACTTCCTACCTCAGGAGTACGTGGTGCTAGCAGACGGGAACCACATCCAGATGTCAGATGGCCAGATCATCCAGTATGAGCATGATGGGGCCTTCCTGCAGGAGCAacag ATTGCTCTGAGTCATGACGGGCAGATCCAGTATCTTCCCATCAGTTCAGAACAACAGATAGTCAGTCCTGAGGACCTGGAGGTTGTTGAACATTCTGCCGTTACTG CGGTCGCAGATGCAGCCTTACAACAGACCCAGACGGTTTATACAGAGGCCACACAAGAACAGCTGGAGCAGCTACAACAGCAGGGAATCCAGTATGACGTCATCACCTTCACCGATGAGTAG